Proteins from a genomic interval of Xiphophorus maculatus strain JP 163 A chromosome 7, X_maculatus-5.0-male, whole genome shotgun sequence:
- the spopl gene encoding speckle-type POZ protein-like gives MSRVPTPPPPGEMSSGPVAESWCYTQVKVVKFSYMWTINNFSFCREEMGEVLKSSTFSSGPNDKMKWCLRVNPKGLDDESKDYLSLYLLLVSCPKSEVRAKFKFSLLNAKREETKAMESQRAYRFVQGKDWGFKKFIRRDFLLDEANGLLPDDKLTLFCEVSVVQDSVNISGQSNMNMLKVPECQLSDDLGNLWECSRFTDCSLYVGGQEFKAHKSILAARSPVFNAMFEHEMEESKKNRVDISDVDPDVFREMMGFIYTGKAPNLEKMADNLLAAADKYALERLKVMCEEALCNSLSVENVADTLILADLHSAEQLKAQAIDFINRCSVLRQLGCKDGKNWNSNHATDIMETAGWKSMIQSHPHLVAEAFRALASAQCPPFGLPRKRLKQS, from the exons ATGTCACGGGTTcccacccctcctcctcctggggAGATGTCAAGTGGACCTGTGGCAGAGAGCTGGTGTTACACACAG GTCAAAGTAGTGAAGTTTTCCTACATGTGGACCATAAACAACTTTAGTTTTTGCAGAGAAGAAATGGGAGAGGTGTTGAAGAGTTCAACCTTCTCTTCTGGCCCtaatgacaaaatgaaatg GTGTCTGAGAGTTAATCCAAAGGGACTTGATGATGAAAGCAAAGATTATCTATCACTGTATTTACTTCTTGTTAGTTGTCCAAAAAGTGAAGTCAGAGCAAAGTTTAAGTTTTCTTTGTTGAATGCTaaaagagaggaaacaaaagcaATGG AGAGCCAAAGAGCGTATAGGTTTGTCCAAGGCAAAGACTGGGGCTTCAAAAAATTTATAAGGAGAGATTTCCTCCTTGATGAAGCTAATGGTCTCTTACCTGATGACAAGCTCACACTTTTTTGTGAG GTAAGTGTCGTCCAGGACTCTGTCAACATTTCGGGTCAGTCTAACATGAACATGCTGAAAGTACCAGAATGTCAGCTGTCTGATGACCTTGGGAACCTGTGGGAGTGTTCACGCTTCACAGACTGCAGCCTCTACGTGGGAGGCCAAGAGTTCAAAGCCCACAAATCCATCCTTGCAG CGAGGTCTCCAGTCTTTAATGCAATGTTCGAACATGAAATGGAAGAAAGTAAAAAG AATCGAGTTGACATCAGTGATGTGGATCCAGATGTCTTTAGGGAAATGATGGGCTTCATTTATACAGGGAAGGCGCCAAACTTGGAAAAAATGGCAGACAATTTGCTGGCAGCTGCTGATAAA TATGCTCTAGAGCGTTTAAAGGTCATGTGTGAGGAGGCCTTGTGCAACAGCCTTTCAGTGGAGAATGTGGCCGACACCCTCATCTTGGCTGACTTGCACAGTGCCGAGCAACTCAAAGCACAAGCCATAGATTTTATCAACAG GTGCAGTGTCCTGAGACAGCTGGGCTGTAAAGATGGAAAGAACTGGAATAGCAA TCACGCCACAGACATAATGGAGACCGCAGGCTGGAAGTCAATGATCCAGTCCCATCCTCACTTGGTAGCTGAAGCCTTCCGTGCCCTGGCTTCTGCACAGTGCCCACCCTTTGGTCTTCCGAGGAAGCGCCTAAAACAGTCCTGA
- the nxph2 gene encoding neurexophilin-2 yields MRALQTLLLFFLLHQVACRKVHGGATELIEWRDSDSEQKISPTGVRPRILNPLRLFAKGSPELKSNMREMTYLQNMEDFWDWLSNQTDVQGAQARTKRRPIVKTGKFKKMFGWGDFHSNIKTVKLNLLITGKIVDHGNGTFSVYFRHNSTGMGNVSVSLVPPSKVVEFEIAQQSTLETKDTKSFNCRIEYEKTDRNKKTALCGFDPSKVCYQEHTQSHVSWLCSKPFKVICIYIAFYSVDYKLVQKVCPDYNYHSDTPYSSTG; encoded by the coding sequence GTCGCATGCAGGAAAGTGCATGGAGGCGCCACAGAACTCATCGAGTGGAGGGACAGTGATAGCGAACAGAAGATTTCTCCCACGGGGGTGAGACCACGGATTCTCAACCCCCTGCGTTTGTTTGCCAAGGGCTCCCCTGAGCTCAAGAGCAACATGAGGGAAATGACATATTTACAGAACATGGAGGACTTTTGGGACTGGTTATCTAACCAGACAGATGTTCAGGGTGCACAGGCCAGAACTAAACGCAGACCCATCGTGAAGACTGGCAAGTTCAAAAAGATGTTTGGGTGGGGGGACTTCCACTCAAACATCAAGACAGTCAAGCTCAACCTACTGATCACAGGAAAGATCGTGGACCACGGGAATGGCACGTTTAGCGTTTACTTCCGGCACAACTCCACCGGAATGGGGAACGTCTCCGTGAGCCTGGTGCCGCCTTCCAAAGTTGTGGAGTTCGAGATCGCCCAGCAGTCAACACTGGAGACCAAAGACACCAAGTCCTTCAACTGTCGCATTGAATACGAGAAGACGGACCGCAACAAGAAGACCGCCCTGTGCGGCTTTGACCCGTCCAAGGTGTGCTATCAGGAGCACACACAGAGCCATGTGTCATGGCTGTGCTCAAAACCCTTCAAAGTCATATGCATCTACATTGCCTTTTATAGTGTGGACTATAAACTGGTGCAGAAGGTATGCCCTGACTACAACTACCACAGCGACACACCTTACTCCTCCACAGGATGA